The following proteins come from a genomic window of Salminus brasiliensis chromosome 15, fSalBra1.hap2, whole genome shotgun sequence:
- the rasd2b gene encoding dexamethasone-induced Ras-related protein 1: MEAPDSARSPHLLLAYKSAAQHLLSKAGMRVLKLQRSASAAAKDKQRSSPLAQLAELVLQRKRRRRRLPLESAALAPKPRNCRRVVVLGAPRVGKTSLVRRFLREDFEERYEPTREDFHRKLYQIRGEAYQIDMLDPAGEREFPAKRRLTILTGDIFLVVLSLDDRGSFEEARALRSEISRAKSALLRCAADGARVPVVVCANKTDLPAEERAVSHDELLRAFGGKDTACALFETSAKDGGPSLERAFEALAARAGLPVETGPSRHRRVSLRSYRRLGGGGGGRSARKTEAHETPCGALHPLARRPSVSADLRLVLATQGKKRTSKTAKK, translated from the exons CGTACAAGAGCGCGGCGCAGCACCTGCTCTCCAAGGCGGGCATGCGCGTGCTGAAGCTGCAGCGGAGCGCGAGCGCCGCCGCCAAGGACAAGCAGCGCTCCTCTCCGCTCGCGCAGCTCGCCGAGCTCGTGCTGCAGAGGAAGAGGCGGCGGCGGCGCCTCCCGCTCGAGTCCGCCGCGCTCGCGCCCAAGCCGCGGAACTGCCGGCGCGTGGTGGTGCTGGGCGCGCCGCGCGTCGGGAAGACGAGCCTCGTGCGCCGCTTCCTGCGCGAGGACTTCGAGGAGCGCTACGAGCCCACGCGCGAGGACTTCCATCGGAAACTGTACCAGATCCGCGGGGAGGCGTATCAGATAGACATGCTGGACCCGGCCGGGGAGCGCGAGTTCCCCGCCAAGCGGAGGCTCACCATCctcacag gtgacATCTTCCTGGTGGTCCTCAGCCTGGACGACCGCGGCTCGTTCGAGGAGGCGCGCGCCCTGCGCTCCGAGATCTCCCGGGCTAAGAGCGCGCTGCTGCGCTGCGCGGCGGACGGCGCGCGCGTGCCCGTGGTGGTGTGCGCCAACAAGACGGACCTGCCGGCGGAGGAGCGCGCGGTGTCGCACGACGAGCTGCTGCGCGCCTTCGGGGGCAAGGATACCGCGTGCGCGCTCTTCGAGACGTCGGCCAAGGACGGAGGCCCGAGCTTGGAGCGCGCCTTCGAGGCTCTGGCCGCGCGCGCCGGCCTGCCCGTGGAGACCGGACCCTCGCGCCACCGCAGAGTGTCCCTGCGCTCTTACCGCAGactggggggagggggaggagggagaAGCGCGAGGAAGACAGAAGCGCACGAGACCCCCTGCGGCGCGCTCCACCCGCTCGCGCGCAGACCCAGCGTGAGCGCGGACCTCAGACTCGTGCTGGCCACGCAGGGGAAAAAGAGGACGAGCAAGACTGcaaagaaatga